Sequence from the Panicum virgatum strain AP13 chromosome 5N, P.virgatum_v5, whole genome shotgun sequence genome:
aTTAACCTAGCTTCCAGGAGGCAGAGGCTTCCTACAATTAAGTCCCAGAccctttgtgatcccgggtgccTTTGTGATCACAATCTATACACTGAGTATTTAGAAACTGAAAGACTAACACTTAAAAAATACTTGCTTTATTACAACACAATAGTACACAACACACTCTCTTTTTTGTGGCTATcctagcactcacccttctcATCTATCATGCTCTTAGATAGATAGCATGCCAAGGTGGGGGtcctctatttataggccaaggtGGATCATAGGGTGGTGACATGTGTCCCCCTTTCTAGAGAATTCCTAAATATTACAaaattttctaatttatttattactaattcTATAGTACTCCACGAAAATATCTTTTTATTGCCTCAGGGAGAATACTCTAGAAGGTTGACTTATTCTTCCAAcaagcactactacaaaaactaaTTAACATCGACTTTTTTAGTAGCTCTAAGGCGAGTATAAAAAATAACTGCCTCTATTAATGCACAACATTAAtagacactactacaaaaactgataGCAGCGACCTTTTTTTGAGCTCTGAGGTGGGCACCAAAACTAACCGCCTTTGTTAATGCCCattattaacagaggcggtcattTTCTATTAACTGAGGTGGTTATAGAAACCATCTCACAAAATTTATTAATAGAGGTGGTCACCTTTAACGTGACCGCCACTGTTAATACCcctatttttagaggcggacACGTTATAGAAAACTGCCTTAGTTATTGGGCGGAGCAAAATAATGCCCATATACGCGAGCAAACCCTAACTCAATCTCTCTCTCTAACTCAAATCTCTCTCAGATCCAGGCGCTCCTCCCTCCGCTCCTCTCACGCGCCCTCCCTCTGCTCCTCTCATGACACCGGCCGGCGGACGCGGCGGActgggcggctgcggcggctggCGGATGCGGCCATGGAGCACGGCGACCATGGAGCGCGGCCGACATACACGgccacggcgcgcggcggctggcTAGCAGATGCGGCCATGGGGCAGCAGCCTCGGCTGGCGGATGCGACCATAGAGCAGCGgcctcggcggccggcggccaatGGCCTCGATGGGCTTCGAGGGCCCTAGATGGGCTTGACGGGCCGCccctatttttttgttttttctataccattaactgaggcgggcagCAAACTACCTCAGTTAATGCAATGTTAACTGTAACGATAGATTAGAAGCGGTTGCCAAAACTGCCTCAGATAATGCTTTTTGCCTACCTCAGTAAAGATTTGTGTAGTAGTGAGAGGcagtcattttttattaaccgaggcggataACAAAATCACCTCCCAAAATGGATTAACAGAGACGGTCAATCTTAAAATGACCGCCTCTATTAATACTACTATTTTTAGAGGCAAACACATTATAAAGGTCTGTCTCGGTTAATAAGAAGCCCAAATAAACTCGATTGATGGGCCCAAATAAACCCAATTGATGGACCGGCCCAATAGAAGCCCAGATAAACCCGGTTTATGATATAAATACATAAACCCTAacccttctctccctctccctctctctctctccctccctccctccctcccctcccctcccgcggtggaggcggcagcAGTGGGCGGCGGCCATCGACGGTGATGGCGGGTGCGGCATCagatccggccggcggcggccccgacAGTGCATATCTGGCCGCGGCCTGGCGGGGGCGGCCACGGTGGGCGGTGGGTGCGGCGCAAATGGGCTCACCGGGCCcgtgatgggctcggcgggctctaccctcttttttgttttttctgatCGATTAACAAAGGCCGGTAGGTAATCGCCTTTGAAAATGCTTTTTTTACAGAGGCGTTTGTTCAGAGGCGGTTGCCTTTGTCcgtttctaaaaatatttttcaaccaTCTATGAAAAGATTATTATAATAGTAAAGGTTTGTGGTGCTTACGTAGATACGGTGGTCATCTAGGTGAAGGCGTCGATGGCGATGGCGAGGAGGGAGACCGCACCCCGGGTCGCGATCATGTGCACGCTCGATCGCTTTTATGCCAATCCAATGATGTACGGAACTAAaaatcaacacggcatgtcaAGAGACAACGGTTTCGGGGAAGTAGTGTCGAGGCGCTCACCGGCGAAGGGATTGTTGCCGGCGGACGCGTCATTCACGGACGAATTTCGGATCCTCGCCTAGTTCCTCGAACTGGAACGATAAAAGAGCATCAATAACGCGATCAAAAGTAACGGCAGATTAGTAGCTCGAAGGATCGAATTACCTGCtcggtggcggctgcggcggcgcacgccagGATTACTGAAGTGGTGAAAAGGGGAGTGGAGTTTCGCTCGTGGCGGCGCGGCACCGAGGATGGAAAACGGGTGGGAATGTGGGATGGGAcaggcgccgccgcgctgggtTTGTTGGTGCCCTGGTGGTGGCCCGCTAGGGCTAAGGCTCCTCGCTGCGTCGcgactactccctccgttctgaaATGTATAGCGTTTTGGATTTTTATAGACAAATTATGAAGGTAGAGAAAATACGCATGTACCTCTCATTAACGTATTGTTTAGTTAATCAATTGCTTAGTTTTTAGTGCCCACATCAATTCCAAGAAGACTAGCATGCTTTTTTACTCCATTGGCCCACAACAATTGATTTTTTACCCAACAATTGATTTTTTACAAAACTAGCACCAAAATCAAGGAGATTAGCATGAGTTTTTTTGCGCAAAAGATTCTAGAATACTTTACATTTAAATACAAATTTTAAATTATCTAGTGCCTTACATTTCAAGATGGGGGGAGTAGTTCCGTGTGCCTGGCTCGGTGTCGTGTGCGACTAGTTCCGGTGCGGTAAGGTGCGGTGTGGCTAAAGATCACGTTGGCCCTTGAGGTTGAGATAGCGCAGCAAGGGGTCCGCAGGTCAGGGACGGAAAAGAGATAAATATTGCGTTCggcgggctggagctggaggctggagctggaggctggagctggaatggtgtgagaaaaatattgttgggctggctggagtggtgtgagagaaaaatactgttgggctggagctGAAGCTGAACGAGTGAAAGGTAGGCGTTGCAGGCCTCGCGTGACTTGCAAGATGACTTCGGCTTGCCAGCCTGTCGGGCAGGTTTTGAATTTTGGGCCCAAACTGCCGTCATATCTTGGTCTTGGGCCTCGTTCAGCGCACTGTCTTTGGGTTGGTTTGCTTCAGACTTTAttaaattattattacaaaaaaCAGTAGTTGTATTGCCTTTATTCTCATGATGAGGATTTATCACACATTAAAGTATCGGTGCAAACTTAAAAATCTTATCAaactttttttacaaaaaataacAGTAAAAGAAAACCGTTTTTCACGAATCACCTCTAATGTACGTGCTTACAGTTGCATGCGCTCCAAAACGAGCTCTGACGGACGTCGTCTCCTACCCGCCGTCACCCGGGCCGCCACTGATCAGCGTTTCATTTGGGAGCAGCAATTCATCGATGCAGACTTTGCTGGTTGGTTGTGTACTCAGGTTGTTTGAGATTGAAAAGTTGAAACTAATAGATGTGATGTTTTCTTGTTGCTGGCTAGGTAATTGAGAAGGTTATGGTTATCCCAAAACAGCACAACTCATTTTGGACCGGAACCTATGTTGTTACCAGTGCTGGTTAGCAAGCTAATCGAGTGTAGCAAATACTAAATGCATTTAATCTGGATGGCTCTGTAAAACACAAACTGGCATATGCAATGCAACAAAACCTGTGGTGAGAATGAAACTTGTAGAAGCATCTTCGGTAGCTGGTACAGGGTTTGAGTGATTTTGAGCTCCAAACACGTGGAGCTGTGCTGTTTGTTCTACAAGTTATTTCCAAGCATACGCCTGGGAGAAATATTTGTTGCATGAAGAAAAAACTACCGTGTGCAACAAATGGAGCACCGTGCAGTTCACATTTTGCACAATAATTCGTACTATGTTGAATGATTTACAAGACATGTATACAAATGCATAGTATCGCTGTTGAAACTCTTGTGAATCCAGATTTCCAGATCTTTGTGTTAACCATCTTCTATAGATTTTCCAGTGTTGGAAAATTCTCATGAACAAAGCGCATTCCCTACCATGCAAAACTAGAATGTGCCTCAAAATATAGAGAAGCAACCAACCCAAAATTCTGAACAGTATTACAAAGTAGACTTTGGGAACGCAAGATCCTTCAGTTGCTGAGGATCTACAGCAGATGGTGCTTTGGTGAGTGCACACTGAGCTGTCGTGGTCTTGGGGAATGCTATCACATCCCGTATTGAGCTCTCACCAGCCAAGAGCATCACCAACCGATCCAATCCATAGGCAATGCCTCCTGCAGTAAAATTCCCGATACACCATAATAATAAGCAAACAGAAACATCAATACTGTCCAAAATATACGATACAAATTGCTATATAATATTGAGGATGAGCATTAGCCTATCTTAGAATCAAGAAAGTGTCAGAAGCATCATATAATGAGAAAAGTGGAATTTTCTAAAAGGGCAGCTAGAATCCGAGGTAACTTAGTGAAACACCAGAAAAAAGATAGTTCTGTAAGCTAGCTGTATTTTAAGACTGAAGTATAATATTAGATGGAGTTTATTGTAACTAAACAGGCGTACCATGTGGAGGAGCACCCATGTCGAAAGATTCTAAAAGGTAGCCAAATTTCTCCTCCGCCTGCATGGGAAATAAGATATAACGAGTCACAAAAGAGTGAGCATCACCAAGTACATCATCAGCATGTTGTCCACACTAAAAACCTTGAGCTGAATGTGGATCAAAGAATGCAATGTTTGCACAAATTTGATTCAAATACCACACTACCCTACGATGCTggtagtttcatattttttaccATCAAATATGTAAATTTGCAAACATATACACCTACAATGACTTCCATTCTTTAATTTTGTCATCTAATAAACAAATGGCAGTTGAAGATATGCTTTTCTAAGCACTTTCACCTACGCAATGTATGTGATATTTGAGAACCAAGAACATGCTTGTCATCATAAAATGGGGGCAGTATCGAACCATCTGAACTATGAAGGGCAAGCAGATAACTGAAGTCATACCTGTTCAGGTGAGATACCAATGATCTCAAAAATTCTTTGTTGTACATCACTTTTGTAGATTCTCAAACTGCCCCCTCCAATCTATCAATAACAGGACATAATATTAGATGTTCGGTATAATTTTCAACAGCCTGTAAATAAATCATTAAATCAAGCAATTTTGTGCACCTATTTCAGTAACATGGATATATCATATCTGTGAATAAAATTAACATCAACACATCAGACCGACTTTTGCACATCTCAATTCATTGTTGCTAATACCAGAAGGGGCATTCACTCAGGCAGCTGTATAAAGGTAATTTAGCATCTAGAAGGTCAAAGTTTTAAATATTTACGAGTATCGCCTTCATTTATGGATGGATGGACCCATATTGACATAAGCAATGCTCAACAGAAAACAAATAAGAACTCAGATTTTACTGCACAAAACAACTAAATAAATTGTATGAAACATTGATGTGTAATAGACAATTGCCAGTCAGCATGCAATATGAATCCTCAACTGTAACTTGATTAAGATTCCTGATTCAAAGTTTATGTAAACCGGTCTAATGATACAATTAGCATGCTCCAGTTTAAAAACAAAGGGCTGCTCGATTCAATATGGTAATGATATTTCTAGGGCAAAATATGTAAATAAACATGTTTGCGTTGGTTTTTTTCTGAACATTCTGGATAATACATGCATCTGTGTGAAGGTATGACAAATTGTTAAGCAGAAGAACACAAGAAAAACTTTAATAACTAAGATCAGTAACAACCTTGAACTTTAGGGTGCATCATAAGATTCAAAAACAGATTGAGACAATATATCAAGTTAGCTTGTGTGCAAACTAAAAAGATAAAAATAGGATGTACCTCCACACCATTGTAAATCATGTCATAAGCCAGGGCACGAGCTGATGGTAGATCATTCATATCTTCAGGATTTGGCGCAGTGAAAGGATGGTGTAGGGCCTGGTTCATAATGGCAGAAAACAGACATGCTCAGGAAAACAGGAATTAAGACAAAGTTCCTCCCAGGGACTTGCAAATTCTCAGAGTATTGGGAGCAAATTTAGAACAGTGGGCATCTGCGGTAGTCGCGATCCTGTTGTTACCAACCCCATAAAAATGGCATTAGCATGTAATATAAGAAATATATTAACTGTTACAACCCCATCTTATGCTTGTTGCTATATGTGTCCTATCCTACCATATCATGCAAGGCTACATTTACAGACTCTGGAGACTAATTCCAGCAATGGTTATTCTAGTGCTAAAATGTGATGTACCGTACCAAATTCTGCAAATGGTGTAACGTCAAGTGTCAACGCAATAAAATAGCAGCCTCCTTCAAAATAGCAAGCATACACAGACCTCTAAAATAATATGACCAGGAACAATTAAGCAGTTCTTATAATTAATACAGGATTAAAAATAACAGACCTCGTATCTCTGCTCATCACTGTTCCATTCGAACATTGGAAAATCTGTCACCCAAAGAACTGAATGTGCTGACTGGCAAAATATAGAAAATGCAAAAGCGATGTCAGGAGTATATGGCAGAAACAGAATTATTtgcaataaaaaataaaaaattatggcaAAGAACAACATCATCTCATTGATATGCCATGAATAATGTATAGACCATATCAACATTAAGGATCAATATTCCCTAGTTTCTGACTCACCGTGTCTATCACTTCCAGCTTATGAGCAATAAATAATCTTAACCGGCCAAGAACCCGGTTAGCTGATGATTGTTCACCTAGTGCAAACAGGATAAGGTCGCCGGCCTTTGCATCCAGAAGTTTCACGAGCTGCTCTTTCTTTTCAGGTTTCAGACTTGATACCAGTGGACCAATTCCTTCAAGATCCCCTGTGAAAGCAGATAAAAACATTTATATATAAAACAACTGCGCATGCAATGACACATAATGTCTAACGGAAGAgcgaagttttttttttccattttaccATTCTCCATAACTTTGAGGAAAGGCAGGCCCTTGGCTCCAGCTTTGGAAGCTTCAGTGTAAACCGTTCCTTTCTTTAGGTCAGTGTTTGAAAACACCGTGGCACCACCAGGAACACACAGTGCCTTTATTACACCTCCATTTTCCATGGTATCAGCAAAAACCTTGAAGCCACTTCCCAAAAATACATCACTAACCTGCATGGATGGAACAGGAAACGAGGGGATCAATTTTGTGAATAATTAATCAGGAAAGTAATTCTTAGCACATATTCGACATATTCGTTGCATGGCAAAAGCAGCACAAGATAAATACCAGGCTACGAACAAAACATATGAACAGTGCTAATGTGAATTGTGGACATAACTTAACTAATCAAATCATTAACATAGCAATTACAAAAGTATGCAGAAAGGTCAGAATTCTGACATCTTTCAGCTCCCAATCAAACCGAAGGTCAGGCCTATCTGTCCCATAGCGACTCATTGCCTCTGCATATGTTAACCTTGGAAATGGATTTGGCAGCTTGATACCTCCTACCGCTTGAAAAACCTGTTGCATGAATCATTCGACCATTCATTAATTAAACCATAAACAGTAGTTGTGAAGGAACGATGACATCTTCTGAACAATGTACCAAGACCTTGACTTACAACTATCTAATGTAGCTTACTGAGAAGTCAGCAAAGAGTCAGACTATCAtatctttattttattttttaaaaaacatttgTGGTTACCCTTCACACATGGCAACCACTGACAAGCAAGGGTCGAAGGGTCTCAAATAAAATGTTAAATTAAAGAAAGGGAAGCAAGAGGAAGAGGTATGTCAAAACCAGCATACATGTCTCATCAAATCTTCATTTAActtcaacatatcctccattgATATAAAGGCAATCTCCATATCAAGTTGTGTGAACTCTGGTTGCCTGTC
This genomic interval carries:
- the LOC120673586 gene encoding aspartate--tRNA ligase, chloroplastic/mitochondrial-like, producing MAASLLRASPLSLLSRLKPRPSALHLRRILPLSTTSASASPAPSSSGPAPQLRTLAAAAATDAAANPAEEAAAAAPAAAGEKVERLQPLQWPPRDALCGELGAGDAGRRVRLCGWVALRRAHAGLTFLTLRDRSGMVQVTTLPEYPEVYNIVNKLRVESVVAVEGVVRPRPADAINADMKTGAIEVAADRVLVLNSVTRSLPFPVTTADSVKEKFPEEIRLRFRVLDLRRPQMQSNLRLRHNVVKSVRRYLEDEHEFVEIETPVLSKSTPEGARDYLVPSRVQPGTFYALPQSPQLFKQMLMVSGFEKYYQIARCFRDEDLRADRQPEFTQLDMEIAFISMEDMLKLNEDLMRHVFQAVGGIKLPNPFPRLTYAEAMSRYGTDRPDLRFDWELKDVSDVFLGSGFKVFADTMENGGVIKALCVPGGATVFSNTDLKKGTVYTEASKAGAKGLPFLKVMENGDLEGIGPLVSSLKPEKKEQLVKLLDAKAGDLILFALGEQSSANRVLGRLRLFIAHKLEVIDTSAHSVLWVTDFPMFEWNSDEQRYEALHHPFTAPNPEDMNDLPSARALAYDMIYNGVEIGGGSLRIYKSDVQQRIFEIIGISPEQAEEKFGYLLESFDMGAPPHGGIAYGLDRLVMLLAGESSIRDVIAFPKTTTAQCALTKAPSAVDPQQLKDLAFPKSTL